TGAAATGGACACATACTACAATCACATAAAAGGGGTCACataaacaatgatttattttcttacaacCTTAGAAGAGTGATGGCAGGTCCCCATTTTCTTCATTGAGGGGTGTGTCTATGACCATCAGAAGCCAGTACAACTGGTCAAATGGGTCTTCAGCCTACAGTACCATCCATGTCTTCTCCCTTTTCCTGAAGCCAGGCAGGTTTTATGACAGAATGGCTTAACAGAGTATGTTTGGTCTCTTGAGGAATAGGAGATAAATCTACTTTAAATTAGATGTGAGCCTGGTCCAGTAGTTCCCTTTGCCTCACTGAATGCTCCTCCATGCCACTTCATGTGTCCCTGTTGATCATAGCACCTTGTTGTCTTAGGAAAGTGCATCCTGGACGTTGGCTTTACTCTAGGTTCAGTGGTGACATTTGCCACTCACCCCCTACTTTGGCTTGGTGTTGGGGGAATGGGTAGGGAGCAGGGTTCTCTAAAGTGGCTAGTGTAAAAGCCCTCAGAAGGCCCAGTAGAGGGCACTGAGGCATCCTTTCTTAGTAATAATGTTGGAAAGTCATGGTCCAGGCATACGGTATATGACAATATATGACCTGTTTCTGACCCTAAGGATGCTGTATTTCAATTGCTCTGTCTCAGGCAGGGAATGTGGTAACAGGAGAGATGGTAGAAGAGCTAATCCTCTCTGGGGCTGACATCATCAAAGTGGGAATTGGGCCAGGTAAGCTGGTTCACCTGGGCCACTGGCTACCCCTGCAGTGGCAAACACCTATGGAGCACATCATTTTCACCCTTGTCATGTTCTTCCTAGGCTCTGTATGTACTACTCGGAAGAAAACTGGAGTGGGGTATCCACAGCTCAGTGCAGTGATGGAGTGTGCAGATGCTGCTCATGGCCTCAAAGGCCACATCATTTCAGTAAGGCCCAAGGGCAGGGTAGGGTATGAACTGGGTTTTCTGCAGGGTATGGAGATGGCAGAGATGGACTAGAATTCCTGGGTTCTTGTTGGCTTTGAGTTGCGTTGTTGGGACATCACCGAGGGCTTAGAAAATCTATGCTGTGTGTTCATAGCGCTCCTTACTTTGCAGGATGGAGGTTGCAGCTGCCCTGGGGATGTGGCCAAGGCTTTTGGTAAGAAGCTTGAGGGCACAGAAGGATTATTCTTTGTAAGAGGATGAGTCACCTCTGAGGGTCTAGGGTCTAGGGTCAGGATAAGAGAGGCTCAGGAAGTCATTCAGATTCTTTCATAATATAAATTAGTGACTCTGAAGTCTATGGTATCACCTGGGGTGGCCAGCAGGGGACATCTGAGACTCTCCAAGTGTGAGCATGGCCATCTGACCATCTCCTAGATAGTTGCACAGTGCAGACTCCTGAGCCCCACCAAGACCTAAAAAAATATTAGGCTCTGAGGAATAGGGcagcaaatctttattttttattttgtacagcTTCCCAGGAGATAATTACTCCCATTAAAGTTGGAGATCTTTGCTCTTGGCACACATGAAATGAGTCTtgtttagctgggcacagtaaaATGAAATGACCAGAAGATGATGGTGAAAACAGCAAAAGGAGAAAGCAAGTGCCAGGCAGGGATTCTCCAGAGCctcttttttaaatcttgggGAAATCATACTCACTGAGGAATAGAAGCCAGGGCAGATGAGGCCTGCATGGACTGTGGGTCAGCTAGGGAATCAGAACCAGGAAGAGGCTGGAATCATTGTCAGGACTGAGAATGTGGTGTGAGTTTATTCTGAGGGTGGCCATATGGGCACCTTGGCCATATTAATAATCTCTTTCCCCCCTCCATGATGGTGGCAGGTGCAGGAGCTGACTTCGTGATGCTGGGTGGCatgctggctgggcatagtgagtCAGGGGGTGAGCTTATCGAGAGGGACGGCAAGAAGTACAAGCTCTTCTATGGAATGAGTTCTGAAATGGCCATGAAGAAGTATGCTGGGGGTGTGGCTGAGTACAGGTATGTGTGGTAGCTCAGGAACTTAGTAATAGTATGGAGGCAGAACTCATGGCTGTTGAGAGGGGGATGGTACAGTTCTTGGAGAAGAATGGTGAACAGGGGCTCAATGCTAGAGTCTGGGGAAAAGTCCCTCGGCTCACGGAATCCAGAAGGAAaagataaagttttttttttgtttggttttttgtttgtttttttttaactttaagagcCTCAGAGGGAAAGACAGTGGAAGTTCCTTTTAAAGGAGATGTGGAACATACCATCCGAGACATCCTAGGAGGGATCCGCTCTACGTGTACCTATGTGGGAGCAGCTAAGCTCAAAGAGTTGAGCAGGAGAACTACCTTCATCCGAGTCACCCAGCAGGTGAATCCAATCTTCAGTGATGCGCGCTAGACCTGAGCAGTTCTGCCCTCCCAAGACACCAGTATTCTACCACGGGGCATGCCAAGTGGGCACCTCACCTATCCCAGCTACTGCAGCTCTGTATTACTTTGTCATTTCCTGTTGGCTCACTCTTGAGGGCTCCTGCAGTAACTCTGTACTTCGCTATCTGCACATGCGAAATGCCCAGGGCACTCACTGGGgaggaagcaaggaagaaaagtctgagaaaatGATGCAAGATAATCAAATGGGAATGTGGGGACCTGACACCTGAAgattattaaaaggaaaagatgcTGATTGATACGTGAATTTTTTACATGGCTTTGGTTTAGAGGAGGCAGGCTTTTAGAATCATGTTTTGTTAATCAGCTTCACTAAATGGGACCTTCAGATATCTAAAAAGCTCAGAAgtgtttgtatatttgaaataccTCAATAAAGAAAGAGCTCATTGATTGTAAATAGATGCTGGGGCTTTCTGTACAAGGCTAGCATCTGGCTGCTGCTCCAGAGTGGGTGGCGGTAGGGTCAGCGCTGACCCACTGGGGTCAAGGACAATGAGTATTATTTCCATGAAGTATCTCCATTCTAGTGCCATTACCCCCAGATGATCTGAAAGCATGAGAATTTACAAAGTATATTCTGACATTAGGACACATATTTCCGGAATAGCAAAAGGATCTCTTCCTGGCTCTCAACCTTGTTAACCCTTCTGGGCACAGCTGAACACTTACCAAGGGAAGTAAAAAAGGCAAAGGGATCCTTCCAGTCTGGAAGGGCCAGCTGTTTCTAAGGCATGGCTTATGCTGACCTATGGGAA
The sequence above is a segment of the Saimiri boliviensis isolate mSaiBol1 chromosome 2, mSaiBol1.pri, whole genome shotgun sequence genome. Coding sequences within it:
- the GMPR2 gene encoding GMP reductase 2 isoform X3; protein product: MGCVFLIYKLFTLKWKMLLLSVLIPASILVAEKFSLFTAVHKHYSLDQWQEFASQNPDCLEHLAASSGTGSSDFEQLEQILEAIPQVNYICLDVANGYSEHFVEFVKDVRKRFPQHTIMAGNVVTGEMVEELILSGADIIKVGIGPGSVCTTRKKTGVGYPQLSAVMECADAAHGLKGHIISDGGCSCPGDVAKAFGAGADFVMLGGMLAGHSESGGELIERDGKKYKLFYGMSSEMAMKKYAGGVAEYRASEGKTVEVPFKGDVEHTIRDILGGIRSTCTYVGAAKLKELSRRTTFIRVTQQVNPIFSDAR
- the GMPR2 gene encoding GMP reductase 2 isoform X2; translated protein: MPHIDNDVKLDFKDVLLRPKRSTLKSRSEVDLTRSFSFRNSKQTYIGVPIIAANMDTVGTFEMAKVLCKFSLFTAVHKHYSLDQWQEFASQNPDCLEHLAASSGTGSSDFEQLEQILEAIPQVNYICLDVANGYSEHFVEFVKDVRKRFPQHTIMAGNVVTGEMVEELILSGADIIKVGIGPGSVCTTRKKTGVGYPQLSAVMECADAAHGLKGHIISDGGCSCPGDVAKAFGAGADFVMLGGMLAGHSESGGELIERDGKKYKLFYGMSSEMAMKKYAGGVAEYRASEGKTVEVPFKGDVEHTIRDILGGIRSTCTYVGAAKLKELSRRTTFIRVTQQVNPIFSDAR